A window of Ignavibacterium sp. contains these coding sequences:
- a CDS encoding P-II family nitrogen regulator — translation MKKLEIIIESVERKRVCRILDEVGVKGYSIIDDIQGRGKTGPKYAQDLSNILKSSMIIVVDEESIINKAIERLKEVFKYYSGKMFLSDINVIE, via the coding sequence ATGAAAAAACTTGAAATTATAATTGAGTCAGTTGAAAGAAAAAGAGTTTGCCGTATTCTGGATGAAGTCGGTGTAAAGGGCTATTCAATCATTGATGATATTCAGGGCAGAGGCAAAACCGGTCCTAAGTATGCACAGGATTTGAGTAACATTTTAAAGAGTTCAATGATAATTGTAGTAGATGAAGAATCTATAATCAACAAAGCAATTGAAAGGCTTAAGGAAGTTTTTAAATATTATTCAGGTAAAATGTTTTTATCTGACATAAATGTTATTGAATAA
- a CDS encoding acetate--CoA ligase produces the protein MKPVFDYFFYPHSICIVGASSKPKSLGYELTKSVNLYGYTGKLVLVNPKADEILGYKCYPTINDVDVQIDLAIVMVPKQFVEDSIKDLLNKNVKAIILITAGFKETGEAGAEAEKRILSLIKNSDARMVGPNCMGIINTLPSIKMNATFVAEQPRQGRMAFCSQSGAIGAAVLNSLRETDIRFGQFISVGNKADVNENDLLEYWQSNNDVGVITFYLESFVDGEKFIQYFIEKKITKPVIVLKGGRTSSGMKAASSHTGALGSSDKVVDAVLRQFGIIRADDLNDMFNTAKGFEEFPSPEGNRVAVVTNAGGPAILTVDSLEKNNLALAELTEETKKKLREIVHPEGSVNNPVDLLPGGTAEQFKAVNEILVQDKNVDVVISVFVEPIMVKALPVIEGINEINSDKPIFQVVMPLPEFWDEYRRESKTRKPLFRFAEDPAVVISNMIKYNKKPDAQRLSKQSTQINLNLKDYSNRFLPPELVSELVDKYSLPGIKEKILSYDQLLNVDFGFPLVLKAVGEKIIHKSDLKGVVLNIKTKDELIYHVDELKKNFSQKNIELKSFLIQPFLTARFELLIGGFRDSSFGPMVMFGSGGKYVEYIDDTVMRSAYLSEKDIDEMISSTKIGKIIQGVRGEEPANISLIKNTIRNLAQMMLNHPEIKEVDLNPLLVTNENKIFAVDVRIKC, from the coding sequence ATGAAACCAGTTTTTGATTACTTCTTCTACCCACATTCAATTTGCATTGTCGGAGCTTCTTCCAAACCCAAAAGTCTTGGCTATGAATTAACTAAATCAGTGAACCTGTACGGTTACACAGGCAAGCTTGTATTAGTAAATCCTAAAGCTGATGAAATACTCGGCTATAAATGTTACCCAACAATAAATGATGTTGATGTTCAGATTGATCTTGCAATTGTTATGGTACCAAAACAGTTTGTTGAAGATTCAATAAAAGATTTACTTAACAAAAATGTCAAAGCAATAATTTTAATAACTGCTGGATTTAAGGAAACCGGTGAAGCAGGAGCTGAAGCAGAAAAAAGAATTTTATCTCTGATAAAAAATTCCGATGCCCGAATGGTTGGACCAAACTGTATGGGTATAATCAATACTTTACCTTCAATTAAAATGAATGCTACCTTTGTTGCAGAACAACCACGACAGGGCAGAATGGCTTTCTGTTCACAAAGTGGTGCTATTGGTGCTGCCGTACTTAATTCACTCAGAGAAACTGATATAAGATTTGGTCAGTTCATCAGTGTTGGGAACAAAGCAGATGTAAATGAAAATGATTTGCTTGAATATTGGCAGAGTAATAATGATGTTGGAGTAATTACATTTTATCTCGAAAGTTTTGTCGATGGTGAAAAGTTTATTCAATATTTTATTGAAAAGAAAATAACCAAACCTGTAATTGTTCTTAAAGGTGGAAGAACATCAAGCGGAATGAAAGCAGCGTCATCACACACAGGTGCGCTTGGAAGCAGTGATAAAGTGGTTGATGCTGTGCTTCGTCAATTCGGAATTATTCGTGCTGATGATTTAAATGATATGTTTAACACTGCAAAAGGATTTGAAGAGTTTCCCTCACCAGAAGGTAATCGTGTTGCAGTTGTAACTAATGCAGGTGGACCGGCAATTTTAACAGTTGATTCTCTTGAAAAAAATAATCTTGCATTAGCCGAACTGACTGAAGAAACAAAGAAGAAACTAAGAGAGATTGTTCATCCGGAAGGAAGTGTAAATAATCCTGTTGATTTGCTGCCTGGTGGAACGGCTGAACAATTCAAAGCTGTGAATGAAATTCTAGTTCAGGATAAAAATGTTGATGTTGTGATTTCAGTTTTTGTTGAACCTATAATGGTTAAAGCTTTGCCAGTGATTGAAGGAATAAATGAAATCAATTCTGACAAACCAATCTTTCAGGTTGTAATGCCTTTACCGGAATTCTGGGATGAATATCGTCGCGAATCAAAAACCAGAAAACCTCTGTTCAGATTTGCTGAAGATCCTGCAGTTGTTATAAGCAATATGATAAAGTATAATAAAAAACCAGATGCACAGAGACTTTCAAAACAATCAACTCAAATTAATTTGAATCTTAAAGATTATTCGAACAGGTTTTTACCACCTGAATTAGTAAGTGAATTGGTTGATAAGTATTCACTGCCAGGGATAAAAGAAAAAATTTTATCTTATGATCAGTTGTTAAATGTGGATTTCGGGTTTCCATTAGTACTAAAAGCTGTTGGTGAAAAAATAATTCATAAATCGGATTTGAAAGGTGTTGTATTGAATATCAAAACAAAAGACGAATTGATTTATCATGTAGATGAATTGAAAAAGAATTTTTCCCAAAAGAATATTGAACTAAAATCATTCTTAATTCAGCCGTTTCTTACAGCAAGATTTGAATTGCTTATTGGTGGATTCAGAGATTCAAGTTTTGGTCCGATGGTGATGTTTGGTTCCGGCGGAAAGTATGTTGAATATATTGATGATACAGTGATGCGCTCTGCTTACCTTAGTGAAAAAGATATTGATGAAATGATAAGCTCAACAAAAATCGGAAAAATTATTCAGGGAGTTCGCGGTGAAGAACCCGCTAACATATCTCTGATAAAAAATACAATAAGAAACTTAGCTCAGATGATGCTTAATCATCCTGAAATAAAAGAAGTAGATTTAAATCCTTTGCTTGTTACAAATGAAAATAAAATCTTTGCAGTGGATGTAAGAATTAAATGTTAA
- a CDS encoding LD-carboxypeptidase, whose protein sequence is MNRKKFIKSLTAVTAISALPFEKNFTFSTEEEFNSEKVSVIKPPRLKEGDRIALVAPGSYISESELQDSVKNLSDLGFQVTFSERLTLQNGYFSGTDQQRADDLMDMFEREDVDAIMCVRGGYGCARILPLLDYSIIKKHPKILIGYSDVTALLYGIFRKTGLITFHGPVATSTFNEFSVSSFKSVLMNTNSQKKFYNANPSSDENIYGVRTLVKGKAKGRLVGGNLSIMVSLIGTKYDVDYANKIIFIEEIGEEPYRIDRMLTQLIQADKFKNASGVMMGIFSKCEPKEIEPSFSKSFSLIEVLQDRFADFKIPVIYGMSFGHVKDKFTIPFGVRAELNTVEQTFTLLESAVK, encoded by the coding sequence ATGAACAGAAAAAAATTTATTAAATCATTAACTGCAGTTACAGCAATAAGTGCATTACCTTTTGAAAAGAATTTTACATTTTCGACAGAGGAGGAATTTAATTCTGAAAAAGTTTCAGTAATCAAACCTCCGAGATTAAAAGAAGGTGACAGAATTGCACTTGTTGCTCCGGGCAGTTATATATCTGAAAGTGAGCTTCAGGATTCAGTAAAAAATTTAAGTGATCTCGGCTTTCAGGTTACATTTTCAGAGCGATTGACACTTCAGAATGGTTATTTTTCCGGAACAGATCAACAGCGTGCTGATGATTTGATGGATATGTTTGAAAGAGAAGATGTTGATGCAATTATGTGTGTTCGTGGTGGTTATGGCTGCGCAAGAATTCTTCCTCTTCTTGATTATTCGATTATTAAAAAGCATCCAAAAATTCTAATCGGTTATAGTGATGTTACAGCTTTGCTTTATGGAATTTTCAGAAAAACCGGTTTGATAACTTTTCACGGACCAGTTGCAACATCAACATTTAATGAATTTTCAGTAAGTAGTTTCAAAAGTGTTTTGATGAATACTAACTCTCAGAAGAAATTTTACAATGCAAATCCTTCAAGTGATGAAAATATTTATGGCGTTCGAACTTTAGTAAAAGGAAAAGCAAAAGGAAGATTAGTTGGTGGAAATTTATCCATTATGGTTTCGCTTATCGGAACAAAGTACGATGTTGATTATGCAAACAAGATTATCTTCATAGAAGAAATTGGTGAAGAGCCGTATCGTATTGACAGAATGCTTACTCAATTAATTCAGGCGGATAAATTTAAAAATGCTTCGGGTGTCATGATGGGAATTTTCAGCAAGTGTGAACCAAAGGAAATAGAACCATCATTTTCAAAATCTTTTTCTTTGATTGAAGTTTTACAAGACAGATTTGCTGACTTTAAAATCCCGGTTATCTACGGAATGTCTTTTGGTCATGTTAAAGATAAATTTACGATTCCATTCGGCGTCCGTGCTGAACTTAATACGGTAGAGCAAACTTTCACTTTACTCGAATCAGCAGTTAAATGA
- a CDS encoding sodium-dependent bicarbonate transport family permease gives MEFLSDALSNFSSPMILFFVLGFISTILKSDIEIPEVITKTLAIYFMIAIGLKGGFEISKSGIDANLYTSIINSLLIGIIVPVIAFLILKFIGKFDSTNSGAIAAHYGSVSVVTFVTAISFLNSKTEIYSGYMVGMMALMESPAIFVSLFLVRIFNSERIASLKSNTVDLLRESLFNASVVLLFGSLLIGFAVGEKGMTAVKPFFIEPFNGVLTLFLLDMGMIAGKRIAEFKAVGLFLFFFAIVMPLISASITILLSGLFGFSVGDTLLFTVLAASASYIAAPAAVRIALPQANPAYYITMSLAITFPFNIIVGIPFYYYLINMFR, from the coding sequence ATGGAATTTTTGTCAGATGCTCTTTCAAATTTTTCTTCTCCAATGATTCTATTTTTTGTGCTTGGTTTTATTTCCACCATACTCAAATCAGATATTGAAATTCCTGAGGTTATTACCAAAACGCTTGCAATCTATTTTATGATTGCTATTGGATTAAAAGGTGGATTTGAAATCAGCAAAAGTGGAATTGATGCAAATCTCTATACATCAATTATCAATTCATTATTGATTGGAATCATTGTTCCCGTCATCGCATTCCTGATTCTAAAATTTATTGGAAAATTTGATTCAACGAACTCTGGTGCAATTGCTGCACATTATGGTTCTGTTAGTGTTGTAACATTTGTAACCGCAATATCTTTTCTGAACAGTAAGACTGAAATCTATAGCGGTTATATGGTGGGAATGATGGCTTTAATGGAATCGCCGGCAATTTTCGTTTCTCTATTTCTTGTAAGGATATTTAATTCAGAGAGGATTGCTTCACTAAAATCAAACACTGTGGATTTGTTGAGAGAATCTCTTTTCAATGCAAGTGTAGTTTTACTTTTCGGAAGTTTGCTTATTGGTTTTGCAGTTGGTGAAAAAGGAATGACTGCTGTTAAACCATTTTTCATTGAACCATTTAACGGCGTATTAACTTTATTCTTACTTGATATGGGAATGATTGCAGGAAAAAGAATTGCAGAGTTCAAAGCTGTTGGTTTATTCCTCTTCTTTTTTGCGATTGTAATGCCTTTAATAAGTGCATCAATCACAATTTTGCTTTCAGGTTTATTTGGTTTTTCAGTTGGAGATACACTTCTTTTTACTGTCTTAGCTGCAAGTGCGTCATACATCGCCGCACCTGCAGCAGTAAGAATTGCATTACCTCAGGCAAATCCGGCTTATTACATTACAATGTCATTAGCAATAACTTTTCCGTTCAATATAATTGTCGGAATTCCTTTCTATTATTATCTAATAAATATGTTCAGGTGA
- a CDS encoding DUF4476 domain-containing protein, whose translation MKKFFLLIILLFVFVSVSETYSQRKPDFGNISIREVKNRLIENLQELDSEYLQNLSYKDYRKARELLIESYNLLRMIPDNGITIREEMKIMSDRDFSDLCEKIKSEGFESDKIYVIQLAAKYNRFTVAQLINLINLMSFSNDKIEVVKIVYPNVVDKYNSHLIINEFTHSSDKERVKKIINDFPDK comes from the coding sequence ATGAAAAAATTCTTTTTGCTCATAATTCTTCTTTTTGTTTTTGTATCTGTGAGCGAAACATATTCACAAAGAAAACCGGATTTCGGAAATATTTCAATCCGTGAAGTCAAAAACCGTTTGATTGAAAACCTTCAGGAATTAGATTCAGAATATTTGCAAAATCTTAGCTACAAGGATTATCGCAAAGCAAGAGAATTACTTATCGAATCATACAATCTTTTAAGGATGATTCCTGACAACGGAATAACAATCCGCGAAGAGATGAAAATTATGAGCGACAGAGATTTTTCTGACCTTTGTGAAAAAATAAAATCTGAAGGATTTGAATCTGATAAAATTTATGTGATTCAATTAGCTGCTAAGTACAACAGATTCACAGTTGCGCAATTAATAAATTTAATTAACCTTATGAGTTTTTCTAATGATAAAATTGAAGTTGTTAAAATTGTCTATCCAAATGTAGTTGATAAATACAATTCTCATCTGATAATAAATGAATTTACGCATTCATCAGATAAAGAAAGAGTAAAAAAAATAATTAATGACTTTCCGGATAAATAA
- a CDS encoding S46 family peptidase gives MKFRNFLLTIFLLIASFSFAQTFYGFNPDTVRAQKFDMGKMWTFENPPIKYFQEEYGFTPSQEWLEKMQKSALKFGGGCSASFISEDGLIMTNHHCVRGILPTVQSENENILKDGFYAKDLQEERRVPNLKVEQLLFIKDISNEIHDEMSKGQSDSEKIELREKKIDELKTKYKNDFPDLVFKVISLYNGGKYSLYGYKVYDDIRLVFVPELFVAKLGGDYDNFTYPRYGLDCAFLRAYENDKPMKTKFFFKWNLDGVVEDQPVFVVGNPGRTDRINTMAQIEFERDVRYPMMVKMLKDLYKIYEELVTQTNAEDFRLIARLYSIGNALKVYEGTYKGLLDPFLIARKKDFENQFRNAVTTNADLNKKYGNIWNELAQSRTEAIKTAKKIFAYSVSGFYSPQYLQIASRLIGLLEDFSSGKISKEKYDSLLTTLYPKEMNYQLQNKLLSVQLKVWKDNLSDDSEIIKRLIGNNSIEKAAEKILAKSFLTSKENFDKLIKMNPEEILKSNDPFIFFVTNTKDELNKMLEENKTRNQREEILNQMLGEALYAVYGDAIPPDATGTLRLADGIVKGYDYNGTRAPIKTTFYGALDRYYSFDKKFPFNLPEYWENLPAEFDLSTPLNFVSTNDIVGGNSGSAVLNINAEIVGLAFDGNIESLPNNFIYTTEANRTVSVSALGMIEAIRDLYKAEKLSQEILSGKRK, from the coding sequence ATGAAATTCAGGAATTTTCTTTTAACGATTTTTCTTTTAATAGCATCATTTTCATTTGCACAAACTTTTTATGGTTTCAATCCTGACACTGTCAGAGCACAGAAATTCGATATGGGGAAAATGTGGACATTCGAAAATCCTCCCATAAAATATTTTCAGGAAGAATATGGTTTTACACCATCGCAAGAGTGGCTTGAGAAGATGCAAAAGTCTGCATTAAAATTTGGTGGTGGTTGTTCCGCATCATTCATTTCAGAAGACGGTTTGATTATGACGAATCATCATTGTGTAAGAGGTATACTTCCAACAGTTCAATCTGAAAATGAAAATATTCTGAAAGATGGCTTTTATGCAAAAGATCTTCAGGAAGAACGAAGGGTTCCAAATTTAAAAGTTGAGCAGCTTCTTTTTATTAAAGACATAAGTAATGAAATACACGATGAGATGAGCAAAGGACAATCAGATTCAGAAAAAATTGAGCTGCGTGAAAAGAAAATTGATGAACTGAAAACAAAATACAAGAATGATTTCCCTGATTTGGTATTCAAAGTAATTTCACTTTACAATGGTGGAAAATACTCTCTCTATGGTTACAAAGTGTATGATGATATAAGACTTGTATTTGTTCCTGAGCTCTTTGTTGCAAAACTTGGTGGAGATTATGACAACTTCACTTATCCTCGTTATGGTCTTGATTGTGCTTTCCTTAGGGCTTATGAAAATGATAAACCAATGAAAACAAAATTTTTCTTTAAATGGAATCTTGATGGAGTTGTAGAAGATCAACCGGTTTTTGTTGTTGGTAATCCGGGAAGAACTGACAGGATAAATACTATGGCTCAAATAGAATTTGAGCGTGATGTTCGTTATCCGATGATGGTTAAAATGCTCAAAGATTTATACAAGATTTATGAAGAACTTGTTACTCAAACTAATGCAGAAGATTTCAGATTAATTGCAAGACTATATTCAATCGGAAATGCACTTAAAGTTTATGAAGGAACATATAAAGGTTTACTCGATCCTTTTCTGATTGCTCGTAAAAAAGATTTTGAAAATCAGTTCAGAAATGCTGTGACAACTAATGCTGATCTAAATAAAAAGTACGGAAATATATGGAATGAATTGGCTCAGTCAAGAACTGAAGCAATAAAAACTGCAAAGAAAATTTTTGCATATTCAGTCAGTGGATTTTATTCACCACAGTATTTACAAATCGCATCAAGATTAATCGGATTGCTTGAAGATTTTAGCTCGGGGAAAATCTCAAAGGAAAAGTATGATAGTCTTTTGACTACTCTTTATCCAAAAGAAATGAATTATCAACTTCAAAACAAGTTATTGTCTGTTCAGTTAAAAGTATGGAAGGATAATCTTTCAGATGACTCGGAAATAATTAAAAGACTCATTGGAAATAATTCTATCGAAAAGGCGGCAGAAAAAATTCTCGCAAAAAGTTTTCTGACATCAAAAGAAAATTTTGATAAATTGATAAAGATGAATCCTGAAGAGATTTTAAAAAGTAATGATCCATTCATCTTTTTTGTAACAAACACCAAAGATGAATTAAATAAAATGCTGGAGGAAAATAAAACCAGAAATCAGAGAGAAGAGATACTAAATCAAATGCTTGGTGAAGCTTTGTATGCTGTTTATGGTGATGCAATTCCACCTGATGCAACAGGTACATTGAGACTTGCAGATGGAATTGTTAAAGGTTATGATTACAATGGAACCCGTGCTCCAATTAAAACTACTTTTTATGGTGCACTTGACAGGTATTATTCATTTGATAAAAAATTTCCTTTTAATCTTCCTGAGTATTGGGAAAATCTTCCGGCTGAATTTGATTTATCAACTCCACTCAACTTTGTAAGTACAAATGATATTGTTGGAGGTAACTCCGGAAGTGCAGTATTGAACATAAATGCAGAAATAGTTGGACTTGCTTTCGACGGAAATATTGAAAGTCTGCCAAACAATTTTATTTACACAACCGAAGCAAACAGAACAGTATCCGTTAGTGCATTAGGAATGATTGAAGCTATTCGTGACCTTTATAAAGCTGAAAAACTGAGTCAAGAAATATTATCAGGTAAAAGAAAGTGA